The DNA region CGTTTTAAAAGGGGTAGACGAGCATTACCAAAATGTGGTACAAATAGATTCGGTGATCGATTACGGCAATTGGCTGGAGCAAAAAACCAATCAGCTTGTAGTAGGCTGGGGCATTTCCAACAGCTTATCGTTAGGGGTTTTGGATTTCACAAAGCCTATAAACGTTTATGTTCCCAAACCCGGAAAAGGTGCCATTACCTCTACAAAAAACGCTTTTAACAGCATTAGAGCCATTAATGTTGGTGTTTTTTTTATTAATGAAACGCTGAACGACAGCTATATTTATGCACCAGTTGATTTGGCAAAAAACCTACTGAATTATAACGATAACCAATTCACGGCTATTGAATTCAAACTGAAAAATGGTGTTGATGAAGCTGTTGCCAAAGCCAATATCCAATCCATTTTGGGCGACAAAGTGATTTTAAAAAACCGAGCCCAGTTGAACGATGCCATTTATAAAATGCTGAATACCGAAAACCTCGCGGTCTATCTTATTTTTACCTTGGTGTTGATTATTGCGTTTTTTAACGTGGTGGGCTCGTTGATTATGATGATGTTAGACAAAAAACAAAGTCTGAACACCATTTTTAATATGGGCACTACGGTAAAAGACATTAGGAAAATATTTTTTTACCAAGGCAGCCTTATGAGTATTGTTGGCGGTGCCATCGGACTGATTTTGGCGTTAATCGTGACCATGCTCCAAAAAACATTTGGCTGGGTGATGATAACCCCTACGCTACCTTACCCTGTAACCATAAAGGTTGAAAACTTCATTATTGTTTTTGTAACCATTTCGGTGTTGGGCGTGTTGGCCTCAAAAATTGCATCGGCCCGTATTTCGAAGACATTGGTGCAGCGTGTTTAGTTTTCCGTTATTAGTCACGACGCATAAAAAACCTTAACCCTGTTTTTTCCTATCAATATGCCCTAAATCCTTATCGGGGTTTATCACATCCCTAACCTTTATTTTTAAGGTGGTTATTTCCGGGAAGTCCTTCATCTCCTTTCGCGACCAAATTTTCACATCGTTGGCGTAAATCTCAAAAATACCACCCGTACCCGGCACAAGTGTTAGCTCATCTATATCTTCACTAAATGTTGTTAGCAGTTCTTGAGCCATCCAAGTTGACCGCAATAACCACTTGCATTGCGTACAGT from Tamlana crocina includes:
- a CDS encoding FtsX-like permease family protein; its protein translation is MNFPLYIAKRYLRSKSSNNAINFITYIALIGVILGAASLFIVLSGFAGLKDFTLQFSTIVDPDLKAEPAAGKSFVLTEEELSQLNQLEDVAEFSKIIEERIFITSDNKNTLAVLKGVDEHYQNVVQIDSVIDYGNWLEQKTNQLVVGWGISNSLSLGVLDFTKPINVYVPKPGKGAITSTKNAFNSIRAINVGVFFINETLNDSYIYAPVDLAKNLLNYNDNQFTAIEFKLKNGVDEAVAKANIQSILGDKVILKNRAQLNDAIYKMLNTENLAVYLIFTLVLIIAFFNVVGSLIMMMLDKKQSLNTIFNMGTTVKDIRKIFFYQGSLMSIVGGAIGLILALIVTMLQKTFGWVMITPTLPYPVTIKVENFIIVFVTISVLGVLASKIASARISKTLVQRV
- a CDS encoding SelT/SelW/SelH family protein — encoded protein: MKNQVKIIYCTQCKWLLRSTWMAQELLTTFSEDIDELTLVPGTGGIFEIYANDVKIWSRKEMKDFPEITTLKIKVRDVINPDKDLGHIDRKKQG